From the Halorhabdus utahensis DSM 12940 genome, one window contains:
- a CDS encoding DUF1349 domain-containing protein, with translation MAWRNEPTEWQEDGDRLTLRTDPGTDCWRVTAHDFVQDDAPFYYREVSGDFSARVTVTGAYADQYDQAGLMVREDESTWLKTGIEYVDGGQQASTVITREFSDWSVSPLDDDPESVSVRVERTGETVETFFSRDGEAFQMLRQGYLTEAETLSVGMMAAAPTGEGFDVTFEDFSIE, from the coding sequence ATGGCGTGGCGCAACGAACCTACCGAGTGGCAGGAAGACGGCGATCGACTCACTCTTCGCACCGACCCCGGGACCGACTGCTGGCGCGTGACGGCCCACGACTTCGTTCAGGACGACGCGCCATTCTATTATCGCGAGGTCTCGGGTGATTTTTCTGCTCGGGTGACCGTCACCGGCGCGTACGCCGACCAGTACGATCAGGCCGGGCTGATGGTCCGCGAGGACGAGTCGACCTGGCTGAAGACCGGCATCGAGTACGTCGACGGGGGACAACAGGCAAGCACTGTCATCACTCGCGAGTTCTCCGACTGGTCGGTCTCGCCGCTGGATGACGACCCCGAGTCCGTGTCCGTCCGCGTCGAACGTACCGGCGAGACCGTCGAGACGTTCTTCTCCAGGGACGGCGAGGCCTTCCAGATGCTCCGTCAGGGATACCTCACCGAGGCCGAGACGCTCTCTGTCGGGATGATGGCCGCAGCGCCTACTGGTGAGGGGTTCGACGTGACCTTCGAGGACTTTTCGATCGAGTGA